GAAACTCGGGTGCGCGCCGATGGCCACGCCGTTCTCGAGCGCCCAGCGCACGACCTGCTGCATCGTACCCGCGTCACCCGCATGCCAGCCGCAGGCCACGTTGGCGGAACTCACGAGCGCGAGCAGCGCTTCGTCGTAATCGCAACCTTCCCCGAGGTCCACGTTCAGATCGATCTTTGTCATGCATTCTCCTGCTGCGGGGGGGGGGGCGCCGGGGCGCACCGGCGTCTCGCCCTTTTTGCTCTCTCAACCCTGCCGCCCCCGGAAGTTCCGGTCTTTCACGCGCGCAGGCGTGAGATGGCGGTCAGCTTCGGCGCGCGCAATATGCCGCGATCGTGCCAGGCGAGCGCGCGCTCGACCTGTTCAAGATAACGCAGTTGTTCGCGCAGCGCTTCGCGCGCTTCGGCCGCCGTGCATTCCGAGAAATAGAGCGTGCTTCCCAGCCGTGCCTGCCCGAGCCGCCAAAGATCCGCCGTGATCACCGTGCCGATCTTCGGGTAGCCGCCGGTCGTTTGCGCGTCGGCAAGCAGAATGATCGGCTGCCCCGAGGGTGGAATCTGGATCACGCCCGGCACCACGCCGTGGGAGAGCAAATCGTGCAAGCGGTTCTTCTTGCGTGCGAGCGGCTCCGGCCCGGACAGCCGATAACCCATGCGATTGCTGTTGGGCGTGACCTGCCATGGGTCCTCCCAGAAGCGCTTGTGCGTTGCCGCCGTGAAGTCGTCGTACTCGGGGCCGGGCAGCACGCGCACGCGATGCGCCAGTGGATCGGACAGCCACAGCGGCGGGCGCACGCCCAGTGGCTGCACGTTGCGCGCGGCGCTCCCGGGGTGGCCGATCGGAATGCGGTCGCCGTCATGCAGCGCGCGTCCCTCGAAGCCGCCGAAGCCCGCTGTGAGGTCGGTGCTGCGCGATCCCAGCGTTTCGGGCACGTCGATCCCGCCCGCCACCGCCAGATACGTGCGCATGCCAAAGCGCGCCGGACGCAGTGTCAGTGTCTGGCCGCGGGCAACGGGAAAGCGCCACCACGACCACACGGCCTTGCCGTCCAGATCGGCGTGGCAGTCGGCGCCGGTTAGCGAGACGAGCGTGGCCGACGTGAAGCGCAGCACGCATGAGCCCATCGTGATTTCGAGGGTGGCGGCGCTCAGGTCGTTGCCCACCAGGCGGTTGGCAACGACACAGGCGAGCGGGTCGAGGGCGCCGCCGCTGGCGACACCGAACTCACGCTGACGGGTTCGGCCCAGATCCTGAACGGTCGTGAGCAGGCCGGCACGCTGGATATCGATCACAGGTCGAGACTCGCGATGGTGAAACGCACGCGGTCGCCCGGCGCCAACAAAGCGGGCGGGCTCGCGGCGGGGTCGAACAGAACGCTCGCGGCGTGGCCGATGATCTGCCAGCCGCCGGGCGAATCAAGCGGGTAGATACCGGTCTGCTTACCGCCGATGCCCACCGAGCCGGCCGGTACGGCGAGCCGCGGCTCCGCGCGGCGGGGCGTGGCGATCGATTCGTCCAGACCGCCCAGGTAGGCGAAGCCCGGCTGGAAACCCAGAAAGTAGACGATGTACTCCGGCGCGGCATGACGTTGCACGACGGTCTTCGGTTGCAGACGGGCATGCCTGGCGACCTCCGCCAGATCCGGACCGTGCTCGCCGCCGTAATGCACCGGGATCTCGATGTCGCGTCCGACTTCGCCGGCGGCGGGTGGCGTCTGCCAGGCGTCGCGCAAGCGCTCGGCCAGCATCTCGATATCGGTGGCGAGCGGGTCGAACAGCAGCGTGAGGTTGTTCATGCCGGGCACGACTTCGCGCACGTCGGGCCAGTTGCGGGCGAGAGCCGCCAGGTGCCAGACACGGCGCTGTGTGGCGAGCGTGGCGGACGTGGCGCTGGCGCCGCCTTCGCACACGAGCGCACTTTCGCCGAGCGGCAGAATCTTGAGCGTAGTCATGAACGGGAGGGAAGGGCCGACGCCGCCGAAGCGGGGCGCACGAACGTGGCGGATTCCGTCACGACGGCGTCGAGCGCCAGATCGTGTGCTTCGGCGCGAAGTTGTGCGATTTCCAGCGCGTCGTAGGCGATGCCGAGAGTTCGCGGCGCGGGGGACATCGCATGCAGCGTGCGGTCGTAGAAGCCTCCGCCGTAGCCGAGCCGCAAACCGTCGCGGGTAAAGCCGACGCATGGCACGAGCAGCAGGTCGGGCGCCAGCACATCGGTGTCGCGCGGCACGGGAATACGATAGCGGCCTTCCACCATGGGAGTGCCCGGTGTCCAGCGGTGGAAGACGAGCGGTGCGTCCGGTGCGGTGACCACGGGCAGGGCGGCGGACCGGGTGGCGCCTGCCGGGGCTTGCGCGAGCCATGCGGCAACGACGTCACGCGCATCGAACTCGCCCTGGATGGGCCAGTAGAACCCGATGCACCGCGGGGCGCGCCGGACAAGCTCGCCGGACAGTCGCGCAGCGAGCGCGGCGTCGCGCGCGGCGCGGTCTTCCAGCGTGCGTCGAGCGTCGAGCAGTGCCTTGCGCAACCGGGCCTTCGCGGCCGGTGCTTCCACCTCTGCCCTCGCCCCTTGATTTGCCCCGTTTCCCGACGTCTGAGCCGCCGTTTCGGCGGGGTCCCGTGCTATGCTTGGATTCACTTTTTACCCGACGCTCCCGAAGATGTCCGAACGTTTGACCCGAGTATATCGCGCCGCCGCGCTTGCCCTGACCGCTGCCGCGCTGGTGGCATGCAGCACGACCCAGGCGACCGGCCGTCCCAAGGCGCATACGGCGGTGAGCCGCTCGGCAACGTCTGCCGATGCGCTCTCCCAGCGCTCGCCGGACGACATCTTCGTCCAGCTGCGCGACGCTGCGCGCAGCAACGACACGCCGCGCGTGATGGCGCTCGCCGCGATGCTCACCGACTACGACGTGCCGTCGTACGTTCAGTATTTCCAGATCAAGTCGCGCATGTTCGATCGCTCGGGCAAGGCGCTCATCGATACGCCAGACGACGAAATTCGCGCCTTCCTGCGCGCGTACGACGGTCAGGCCATCGCCGATCGCATGCGCAACGACTGGCTGCTCGTGCTCGGCAAGCGGCACGACTGGCGGACCTTCGACGCGGAATACCCGAAATTCGTGCTCGATGACGATACGCAGGTCAAGTGCTATTCGCTGATGTCGCGGGCGTCGCGCGGCGAGAGCGTCACGCAGGCGGCCACCGATTTGCTGACCACGCCCAGGTATTACGGCGAGGGTTGCGTCGACATGATCAATACGCTGGCCGCGAGCGGCCAGTTGCCGCGCAAGGAAGTCTGGCACCAGATACGTCTGGCTTACGAGGAGAACTACACCTCGCTGGGCAAGCAGATCGCCGATGCGCTGGGCGCCGCGCGTCCGGACGACAGCCTGCTCGATATGGCGGCATCGCGGCCGGCGCAGATTCTCGCGCGCGGGGTGGATGGCTCCGAGGCATCGCGTCAGCTGGCATTGCTCGCGACCGTTCGCATGGCCCGCTCGGACGCCATGCTCGCCGCCAGCAGCTTCGGCGGCATTGCCGGCGGCCTGTCGCAGGAGGAGCGCGCCATCGGCTGGGGCGCGATCGGCATGCGCGGCGCGCTCGCGCAGAACCCGATGGCGATCAACTGGTACCGTCAGGCGGGCAACGCCAGGCTCTCGAACACGGCGCAGGAATGGAAGATCCGTGCGGCCTTGCGCGCAGGTGACTGGAACCTCGTGCGCATGGGCATCGAGGCGATGCCGGCGGCGCTGCGCGACGATGGCGTCTGGACTTACTGGTACGGTCGCGCGCTGCGTGAAGCCGGCCAGGCCGACGCCGCGCGTGCGCAGTTCCAGAAGATCGCCTCGCAGCCGAATTTCTATGGCCAGTTGGCGAACGAGGAACTCGGCAACAAGACGATGCTGCCGCCGCGCACCATCGTCACGCAGGCCGAGATCGACGCCAACCGCTCCAACCCCGGCTTTCTGCGTGCGGCCAAGTTCTACGATCTGGGCCTGCGTTTCGAAGGCAATCGCGAGTGGAACTGGGAATTGCGCGGCATGACGGACCGTCAGCTGATCGCCGCAGCGCAATACGCCAATGGCATCGAGCTGTTCGACCGAGCCGTGAACACGGCGGATCGCACGAAAGTCGAGCACGATTTCACGCTGCGCTATCTCATGCCGTTTCGCGACAAGGTCGATCGCTTCTCCAGGAGTGTCGATCTGGACGAAGCGTGGGCGTATGGCCTGATTCGCCAGGAGTCGCGTTTCATCATCAATGCCCGCTCGTCCGCGGGCGCCGGTGGTCTGATGCAGGTCATGCCCGCCACGGCCAAGATGGTCGCCAGGCAGATCGGCATGGATTACAGCCCGGGCATGATGCACGACATCGATACCAATATCCGTCTGGGTACCAGCTATCTGTCGGGAATCTACAATCAGTTCGACGGATCGGCCGTGCTGGCGTCTGCCGGTTACAACGCAGGCCCGGGGCGTCCGCGCACGTGGCGCTCCACGCTCGAACGTCCGGTCGAGGGCGCGATCTTCGCGGAGACGATCCCGTTCAACGAGACGCGTCAGTATGTCGAGAACGTATTGTCGAATACGACGTATTACTCGGCCATCATCACGGGCCGTCCGCAATCGCTCAAGGAGCGGCTCGGCGTAATCCTGCCCCAGTGACCGGGCAGCGGCCGGCGCCGCGTACCCACAGTCATACCGCGGAGGTGACGCATGCGCTATAACGTTTGTGTCGTCGGGGGCACCGGCTTCATCGGTAGCCATCTGGTAGCGAGACTGGTGACGATGGGACACGTCGTGCGCCTGCCGACGCGACGTGCCGAAGCCGCCAAGGCCCTCGCCGTGCTGCCCGGCGTGGAACTCGTGGAATGCGACGTGCACGACCCCCGCGCGCTGGAGCGTGTCATCGCCGGCAGCGACGCCGTCATCAATCTCGTCGGTATTCTGCACGGCGAGCGCGGCACGCCTTACGGCCGGGCATTTGCGCGGGCGCACGTCGAGCTGCCCCGCAAGATCGCGCAGGCCTGCTCGGATCGCGGCATTGCGCGCCTGCTTCACATGAGCGCGCTGGGCGCCGATTCGAACGGCCCGAGCATGTACCAGCGTTCGAAAGGCGACGGCGAGGTGGCGATTCGCGAGACGGGCATTGCCGCCACGATCTTCCGTCCCTCGGTGGTGTTCGGCCCCGGCGACCATTTTCTGAATACGTTCGCCAGGCTGCAACGCCGTTTGCCCATCGTGCCGCTCGCGGGCGCGAAGGCGCGGTTTCAGCCGGTCTATGTGATGGACGTTGCGCAGGCGTTCGCCAACGCGCTCGACAACGACGTTACCGTGGGCAAGACGTACGAGCTTGGCGGCCCGGACGTCTACACGCTGGAGGAACTGGTGCGCTTTGCCGGTGCGGCGTGCGGGTGCGGGCGTCCGATCCTGCCGTTGCCGGACAGCACGGCGCGGCTCCAGGCGGCGATCTTCGAAAAACTCCCGGGCGAGCCGATCCTCACACGCGATAATCTCGACTCGATGACGGTCGACAACGTCATGACAGGCCCGTTGGCGCCGGAACTGGGGGTGGTGCCGAACGGGCTGGAGATCGCCGTCGATTATCTCAACGGCGGCCACTGGGAAAAGCGCATGTCGGACTATCGGCGTTTCGCCGGCCGCTAACGTTCCGCCACGTTCCGCCACGCTTCGCCCGCCCCCCATCCTTATCGTTTCGCGCCATGCAACTTATCATCGCCAACAAAAAATACTCTTCGTGGTCGATGCGCCCGTGGGTGCTGCTCAAGCACTTCGGCATCGACTTCGAAGAGAAGAACGTATGGCTCGCGCAGCCCGACTCGCGCGAGCAGATTCTGCGGTATTCGCCCACGGGGAAAGTGCCGTGTCTGATCGATAACGGCATCACCGTGTGGGACTCGCTCGCGATCTGCGAATATCTGGCCGACGCCTATCCGCATCTGCCGCTGTGGCCGGCATCGCTCGGCGCCCGCGCCCACGCCCGCAGCATCTGCGCCGAGATGCACAGCGGCTTCACGGCGCTGCGCACGAACATGTGGATGAACGTCGCCGCCCATTGGCCGGGCGCGGGCGCGACGCCCGAGGTCCTGGCCGACGTGCAGCGCGTCGAAGCCATTTGGGAAGACTGTCTCGCGCGTTACGAGGGGCCGTTCCTGTTCGGCGATTTCTCGATTGCCGACGCGTTCTACGCGCCTGTCGTGATGCGTTTCGCGACGTTTGAGCCAGCGTTGTCGGTGCATGCGAAAGCCTATGCCGAGCGCATTCGTGAAGTGCCGACGGTGCAGTCGTGGGTGGCCGGTGGACGCGCCGAGACGCAAAGCATCCCTTTCTACGACGTGCGCCCATGAAGATTTACGCTGTGGGCGGGGCCATCCGTGACGAGATGCTGGGCCTGCCCGTCAAGGATCGCGACTATGTCGTGGTCGGCGCGACGCCCGCGGAAATGGTCGCGCAAGGCTTTCGTCCCGTTGGCCGCGACTTCCCCGTGTTCCTCCACCCGAAGACCCAGGCCGAGTACGCCCTCGCCCGGACCGAGCGCAAGACGGCGCGCGGCTATCACGGCTTTGCGTTCTACTTCGCACCGGAAGTCACACTTGAAGAGGATCTGATCCGGCGCGACTTCACGATCAACGCGATGGCGCGCGAAGTCTTGCCGGACGGCAGCCTGTCCGAGGTGCTCGTCGATCCTTATGGCGGCAAGCGCGATCTGGAGGCACGGCTGTTCCGGCATGTCGGCGAGGCGTTTGCCGAAGATCCGGTGCGGATTCTGCGATGCGCCCGATTCGCGGCGCGTTTCACCGACTTCTCCGTGGCCGGGGAAACGCTCGCGCTCATGCAGCGGATGACGGCGAGTGGCGAAGTGGACGCGCTCGTGGCAGAGCGCGTCTGGCAGGAAATCTCGCGCGGATTGATGGAGCGCCGGCCGTCGCGCATGTTCGATGTCTTGCGTGCGGCCGGCGCGCTGGAGCGCATTGCGCCGGAGGTGGCGCAACTGTGGGGCGTGCCGCAACGTGCCGACTACCATCCGGAAGTGGACACCGGCGTGCACGTGATGATGGTGCTCGACTACGCCGCGGCGCGGGGCTTTTCACTGCCGGTGCGCTTCGCCGCGCTCACGCACGATCTCGGCAAGGGAACGACACCGGAAGACGTGCTGCCGCGCCACATCGGCCACGAAGGGCGCAGCGTCGGATTGCTCGGGCCGTTATGCGCGCGCCTGCGCGTGCCGGTCGATTGCCGTGAACTGGCGGAGGTCGTCGCGCGCGAGCACGGCAATATCCATGCGAGCCGGAAGTTCGGCGCGGGAGCGCTCGTGCGGTTGCTGCAGAGGTGCGACGCATTACGCAAACCTGAGCGCTTCGTCGAGGTGCTGCAAGCCTGTGAAGCGGATGCACGCGGGCGCGGCGGCGACTTCGCCACCGCGCCGTATCCTCAACGCGAGCGTCTGATGGCGGCGCTCGCGGCGGCGCGCAGCATCGACGCGGGTGCGGTTGCGCGCCGGTACGCCGGTCAGCCCGAGAAGATTCGCGAGGCGGTGCAAGCCGCGCGAATCGATGCCGTCGAAGCTGCCGGTCTGCGTGGCGAGGACGGCTGAATGTCTTATTCGAACGCCTTGTCGTTCGGATTGGCGTAAAGCTGCTTGAGTTGATCGCTCATCGGGAAGTTGAAGCTGATGTTCTTCGGCGGCACCGGCGTTTCGAACCACTTCTTGTACATCGCATTGATCTCGCCGCTCTTCATCACGCCGGCCAGGGTGTCGTCCACCAGCTTTTTGAATTCGGCGTCGCCGTGTTTCATCATGAAGCCATAGGCTTCGAACGATTGCGGCGAGCCGGTCACGACCCAGTCGTCGGGATTGCGGCCCATGGTGCGTGCGCCGGCAAGCAGCACGTCGTCCATCATGAACGCCTGCACACGGCCGCCTTGCAGCATCGTGAACGACTCGCCGTAATCCTTGCCCGAGATCACGTTCATGTTCATCTTCTTCTCGTTGTTCATCTTGTTCAGGATGCGCTCCGAGGTCGTGCCCGCATTCGTGACCACCGACTTGCCCGCCAGATCCGGGAAGTCCTTCACGCCGGAATTCCTGTTCGTGAGCAGACGCGTGCCGGCCACGAAGAACGTGTTCGAAAAGTTGACCTGCGCCTGACGCGCCTTGAGGTTCGTCGTCACGCCGCACTCGATGTCGACCGTGCCGTTCTGCACGAGGGCGATGCGGTTCTGCGAGGTGACGGGAATGAACCGCACTTGCAGATCGGGCTTCTTCAGCCGGGTCTTCACGGCGTCGACCACCTTGTTGCACAGGTCCTGCGAATAGCCGATGACCTTCTGATTGTTGTCGTAATACGAGAACGGGATCGACGACTCCCGATGGCCGATCGAGATCACGCCGCTGCTTTCGATCTTTTGCAACGTCTCCGATGCGCCCTGGGCCACGGCCGCTCCTGCCGTCAAAGTCATCGCTACGCCCAGTATCCCTCGCATCACCCCGGTCAATCGCGTCTTGATCATGTCCTGCTCCTGAAATGGTCGTCGCATGTGATTCACGTCTGAATCATTTGTTTCATGGTAATTTTTTTGCAACAAATGATCAAATCATTGTTAACCCTGAACCTCGGGACGGACCGGAACAGATGGGGTGGGCCTGCAGACGTGAGACGTGCGATGGCAACGGGAGGAAGCGGGCGCCGCCTTGCGCGAGCCGTTGGAAAGGACGGTGCCGGCGAGCGATGGTCGCGGACGAAGGCAGCTGTCGGGGGCAGCGGATATGCGGTGCAACAGGTGTTGCGAGGCGGCGGGCGAAGTCACGCCGGGATGCCAACGGCGGTGGGTGCCGCCGGCGGGATAAGCGCGGGCGTTACAGCAATCGAATCAACAGATTGAAGACGAGCGAGAGCAGGACGGTCGAGGCGAACGGGAAGACCATTTCCTTGCCACGCCAACGCAGGCGTACGTCGCCGGGCAGGCGGCCGATGCCGAGCTTGGCGAGCCACGGCGCGGCCGCCGAGAGAACGCAGATCGCGAAGAAGATCGTGAACATCCAGCGAAACATCGGCGGCTCCCCGGTCGGTGGTGTGCTCAGAGGGCGTGGCTGCGCTCGCCGGTGGCGAAGCCGTTCAGACCGGCCCATTCGTCCATGCCCCGCCCGAAGGCGATGACCTTGAACAGTTCGCCCATTTCGGCTTCCGACAGCAGCTTCTGCGCGGCGGAGGCGGCGGGCAGGAACGTCTTCGGATCGGTGGGATCGAGGGCGCTCATCAATTCGACGATGCCCGCATTCATCAGGAAACGCGCCTGCGACGTGAAGCCGAGCAGATCGAGGCCGGCTTCGACGCCGGCGTCGGCAATGCCGGAAAATTCCACGTGCGCGGTGATGTCCTGCAAGCCCGGGTAATAGAACGGATCGTCGTGAGCGTGATGGCGGTAGTGGCACATGAGCGTGCCGCCCGAGCGTTGCGCGTGGTAGTACTCGCGCGCCGGGAAACCATAGTCGATCAGCAGCAGCACACCGCGCGCAAGCAGTGGCGCCACGCTGCGCACGAATGCCGCGGCCGCCTCGTGGGTCTCGGTGAGGTATTCCTGCGTTGGCGGCAGATCGGCCAGCCTGTCGAGCGCTTCCGGCAGCGGGCCGGCAGGGCGGCGTTCCTCCCAGGCGAAACCGTCCGGCGTGAGCACCACGCCGCGCTCGAACCAGTGCGGTTCACGATTTTCGTCGGGACGTCTCGCCCACAGGCGTACGGGCATGGCATCGAGGACTTCGTTGCCGAGCATCACGCCATGGAAGGCGTCGGGTAACCGGTCGAGCCACGTCACGCGACCGAGAAGATGCGGCGCGGCCTTCTCGATGGTCGCACGCTGGCGCGCACGCAACTCGCCCGAGAGCTCCATGATCGCGTACTGCTCGCACGGCACACCGTCGGCGTCGAGCGCGAGCAGAAGGTCGGCGGCAAGGCGTCCGGAACCGGCGCCGAACTCCAGCACGCGTGCGTCGCCCGTCTGCTCGAAGATCTCGGCGAGTTGGCGGGCCAGCGTCCGCGCGAAGAATGGCGTGAGTTCGGGGGCCGTGACGAAGTCACTGCCATCGGCGGCCAGCCGTCCGAACTTGGCCGCGCCGGCGGCGTAATAGCCCAGGCCGGGGGCGTACAACGCCAGTTCCATAAAGCGGTCGAACGGTAGCCAGCCGTCGCTTGCAGCGATGGCGTCGGCGAGATGAACCGTGAGGCGGCGCGAGTGTTCGAGCGCGTCCGTCTCCGGAACGGGTAAACTATGGGGTTTCGGTGCGGCCTGATTCATGCGGGCATTGTAACGGAGACGGTGCGGGCTGGCTGCTATCGTTGGGATAAGCGCGTCCGTGGGCATATTCGGTGATTTTTGCACCGGGTTTTGCCGGTTTTCGATGATTTTCGCGAGTATTTCGCCATTTCCCGCAATGCTCGCCGTCCGCATGCGGACGCGGGAGGCGGCGGCGGCCGGATGCGTTGCGCTGTCCGTGTGGCTCCGGGCCGCCCGAAGTTCGTCTCTCTATCTGCCCAGTGACAGGCATTCGACAGGAATTCGCCGCATGACCGTTGCATCGACGCCACGCCCCGCATCTGCCGCCAGCGGCCTCGCCGGCACGCCCGACGTGCCGCGCGTCGCGCTCGTGACAGGCGGCGCGCGCCGCATCGGCCGGGCCATTGCGTTGCAGCTGGCGGGCACGGGTTGGGACGTCGCGGTGCACTACGAGCGTTCGCACGACGAGGCGCTCGACACTGTCGCTGCCATCGAGGCGATGGGCCGCCGCGCGGTGGCGTTGCAGGCGTCGCTGGCCGACGAGGCCGCCACGGCCGGCCTGATCGGCCGTTGTCGCGAGACGCTGGGCGTGCCGCGCTGTCTGGTGAACAATGCTTCGCGCTTCGAGTATGACAGTGCCGACGACTTCGGCTATCAGGCGCTGGAGCGTCACATGCGGGTGAATGCGGGCGCGCCGCTCGTGCTCGCGCGCGAGATGCATGCGGCACTTGGCGAGACGGGGCGCGGCGTGGTCGTCAATCTTCTCGATCAGAAGCTGGCGAATCCGAACCCCGATTACCTGTCTTACACGTTGTCCAAGGCGGCGCTCGACGTGGCGACGACCCTGCTGGCGCAGGCTTTCGCGCCGCGTTTGCGTGTCGTCGGCGTGGCGCCGGGCGTCACGCTGCTGTCCGCCGACCAGACGCCGGAGGGTTTCGCCGCCGCCCATGCGTCGACCCCGCTGGGCGCATCGTCGACGCCGGAGGACATCGCTCAGGCGGTGGCTTATCTGGCCGACGCGCCCGCCGTCACCGGCACGGTGCTGTATGTCGATGGCGGCCAGCATCTCGCGAGTTCGTCGCGCGACGTGAAATTCCTGACCGAGCCGGCCGATGCCGACCGGTCTCGTTGATTGTCATTACGAGTCTTCAAAATGCATAGCGCTCTTTCCCACCCTCGCCTGATGGACTGCCGTCGCATGTTCCTGCGCGACTACGA
This is a stretch of genomic DNA from Pandoraea faecigallinarum. It encodes these proteins:
- a CDS encoding biotin-dependent carboxyltransferase family protein, translating into MIDIQRAGLLTTVQDLGRTRQREFGVASGGALDPLACVVANRLVGNDLSAATLEITMGSCVLRFTSATLVSLTGADCHADLDGKAVWSWWRFPVARGQTLTLRPARFGMRTYLAVAGGIDVPETLGSRSTDLTAGFGGFEGRALHDGDRIPIGHPGSAARNVQPLGVRPPLWLSDPLAHRVRVLPGPEYDDFTAATHKRFWEDPWQVTPNSNRMGYRLSGPEPLARKKNRLHDLLSHGVVPGVIQIPPSGQPIILLADAQTTGGYPKIGTVITADLWRLGQARLGSTLYFSECTAAEAREALREQLRYLEQVERALAWHDRGILRAPKLTAISRLRA
- the pxpB gene encoding 5-oxoprolinase subunit PxpB, which gives rise to MTTLKILPLGESALVCEGGASATSATLATQRRVWHLAALARNWPDVREVVPGMNNLTLLFDPLATDIEMLAERLRDAWQTPPAAGEVGRDIEIPVHYGGEHGPDLAEVARHARLQPKTVVQRHAAPEYIVYFLGFQPGFAYLGGLDESIATPRRAEPRLAVPAGSVGIGGKQTGIYPLDSPGGWQIIGHAASVLFDPAASPPALLAPGDRVRFTIASLDL
- a CDS encoding 5-formyltetrahydrofolate cyclo-ligase, producing MEAPAAKARLRKALLDARRTLEDRAARDAALAARLSGELVRRAPRCIGFYWPIQGEFDARDVVAAWLAQAPAGATRSAALPVVTAPDAPLVFHRWTPGTPMVEGRYRIPVPRDTDVLAPDLLLVPCVGFTRDGLRLGYGGGFYDRTLHAMSPAPRTLGIAYDALEIAQLRAEAHDLALDAVVTESATFVRPASAASALPSRS
- a CDS encoding lytic transglycosylase domain-containing protein; its protein translation is MSERLTRVYRAAALALTAAALVACSTTQATGRPKAHTAVSRSATSADALSQRSPDDIFVQLRDAARSNDTPRVMALAAMLTDYDVPSYVQYFQIKSRMFDRSGKALIDTPDDEIRAFLRAYDGQAIADRMRNDWLLVLGKRHDWRTFDAEYPKFVLDDDTQVKCYSLMSRASRGESVTQAATDLLTTPRYYGEGCVDMINTLAASGQLPRKEVWHQIRLAYEENYTSLGKQIADALGAARPDDSLLDMAASRPAQILARGVDGSEASRQLALLATVRMARSDAMLAASSFGGIAGGLSQEERAIGWGAIGMRGALAQNPMAINWYRQAGNARLSNTAQEWKIRAALRAGDWNLVRMGIEAMPAALRDDGVWTYWYGRALREAGQADAARAQFQKIASQPNFYGQLANEELGNKTMLPPRTIVTQAEIDANRSNPGFLRAAKFYDLGLRFEGNREWNWELRGMTDRQLIAAAQYANGIELFDRAVNTADRTKVEHDFTLRYLMPFRDKVDRFSRSVDLDEAWAYGLIRQESRFIINARSSAGAGGLMQVMPATAKMVARQIGMDYSPGMMHDIDTNIRLGTSYLSGIYNQFDGSAVLASAGYNAGPGRPRTWRSTLERPVEGAIFAETIPFNETRQYVENVLSNTTYYSAIITGRPQSLKERLGVILPQ
- a CDS encoding complex I NDUFA9 subunit family protein; this translates as MRYNVCVVGGTGFIGSHLVARLVTMGHVVRLPTRRAEAAKALAVLPGVELVECDVHDPRALERVIAGSDAVINLVGILHGERGTPYGRAFARAHVELPRKIAQACSDRGIARLLHMSALGADSNGPSMYQRSKGDGEVAIRETGIAATIFRPSVVFGPGDHFLNTFARLQRRLPIVPLAGAKARFQPVYVMDVAQAFANALDNDVTVGKTYELGGPDVYTLEELVRFAGAACGCGRPILPLPDSTARLQAAIFEKLPGEPILTRDNLDSMTVDNVMTGPLAPELGVVPNGLEIAVDYLNGGHWEKRMSDYRRFAGR
- a CDS encoding glutathione S-transferase family protein produces the protein MQLIIANKKYSSWSMRPWVLLKHFGIDFEEKNVWLAQPDSREQILRYSPTGKVPCLIDNGITVWDSLAICEYLADAYPHLPLWPASLGARAHARSICAEMHSGFTALRTNMWMNVAAHWPGAGATPEVLADVQRVEAIWEDCLARYEGPFLFGDFSIADAFYAPVVMRFATFEPALSVHAKAYAERIREVPTVQSWVAGGRAETQSIPFYDVRP
- a CDS encoding multifunctional CCA addition/repair protein: MKIYAVGGAIRDEMLGLPVKDRDYVVVGATPAEMVAQGFRPVGRDFPVFLHPKTQAEYALARTERKTARGYHGFAFYFAPEVTLEEDLIRRDFTINAMAREVLPDGSLSEVLVDPYGGKRDLEARLFRHVGEAFAEDPVRILRCARFAARFTDFSVAGETLALMQRMTASGEVDALVAERVWQEISRGLMERRPSRMFDVLRAAGALERIAPEVAQLWGVPQRADYHPEVDTGVHVMMVLDYAAARGFSLPVRFAALTHDLGKGTTPEDVLPRHIGHEGRSVGLLGPLCARLRVPVDCRELAEVVAREHGNIHASRKFGAGALVRLLQRCDALRKPERFVEVLQACEADARGRGGDFATAPYPQRERLMAALAAARSIDAGAVARRYAGQPEKIREAVQAARIDAVEAAGLRGEDG
- a CDS encoding glutamate/aspartate ABC transporter substrate-binding protein, translated to MRGILGVAMTLTAGAAVAQGASETLQKIESSGVISIGHRESSIPFSYYDNNQKVIGYSQDLCNKVVDAVKTRLKKPDLQVRFIPVTSQNRIALVQNGTVDIECGVTTNLKARQAQVNFSNTFFVAGTRLLTNRNSGVKDFPDLAGKSVVTNAGTTSERILNKMNNEKKMNMNVISGKDYGESFTMLQGGRVQAFMMDDVLLAGARTMGRNPDDWVVTGSPQSFEAYGFMMKHGDAEFKKLVDDTLAGVMKSGEINAMYKKWFETPVPPKNISFNFPMSDQLKQLYANPNDKAFE
- a CDS encoding DUF2905 domain-containing protein; protein product: MFRWMFTIFFAICVLSAAAPWLAKLGIGRLPGDVRLRWRGKEMVFPFASTVLLSLVFNLLIRLL
- a CDS encoding class I SAM-dependent methyltransferase, producing MNQAAPKPHSLPVPETDALEHSRRLTVHLADAIAASDGWLPFDRFMELALYAPGLGYYAAGAAKFGRLAADGSDFVTAPELTPFFARTLARQLAEIFEQTGDARVLEFGAGSGRLAADLLLALDADGVPCEQYAIMELSGELRARQRATIEKAAPHLLGRVTWLDRLPDAFHGVMLGNEVLDAMPVRLWARRPDENREPHWFERGVVLTPDGFAWEERRPAGPLPEALDRLADLPPTQEYLTETHEAAAAFVRSVAPLLARGVLLLIDYGFPAREYYHAQRSGGTLMCHYRHHAHDDPFYYPGLQDITAHVEFSGIADAGVEAGLDLLGFTSQARFLMNAGIVELMSALDPTDPKTFLPAASAAQKLLSEAEMGELFKVIAFGRGMDEWAGLNGFATGERSHAL
- a CDS encoding SDR family oxidoreductase is translated as MTVASTPRPASAASGLAGTPDVPRVALVTGGARRIGRAIALQLAGTGWDVAVHYERSHDEALDTVAAIEAMGRRAVALQASLADEAATAGLIGRCRETLGVPRCLVNNASRFEYDSADDFGYQALERHMRVNAGAPLVLAREMHAALGETGRGVVVNLLDQKLANPNPDYLSYTLSKAALDVATTLLAQAFAPRLRVVGVAPGVTLLSADQTPEGFAAAHASTPLGASSTPEDIAQAVAYLADAPAVTGTVLYVDGGQHLASSSRDVKFLTEPADADRSR